The following coding sequences are from one Musa acuminata AAA Group cultivar baxijiao chromosome BXJ2-4, Cavendish_Baxijiao_AAA, whole genome shotgun sequence window:
- the LOC103982644 gene encoding large ribosomal subunit protein eL21z/eL21y: MPAGHGLRSRTRDLFSRPFRKKGYIPLTTYLRTFKIGDYVDVKVNGAVHKGMPHKFYHGRTGEVWNVTKRAIGVEINKQVGNRIIKKRIHVRVEHVQPSRCQEDFRMRVNKNDQLKAEAKACGEVISTKRRPEGPKPGFMVEGATLETVTPIPYDVVNDLKGGY, translated from the exons ATGCCGGCGGGACACGGGCTGAGGTCGAGGACGAGGGATCTCTTCTCCCGGCCCTTCCGGAAGAAGGGCTACATCCCCTTGACGACCTACTTGCGCACTTTCAAGATCGGCGACTACGTCGATGTCAAGGTGAACGGCGCCGTCCACAAGGGCATGCCCCACAAGTTCTACCATGGCCGCACCGGCGAGGTCTGGAACGTCACCAAACGCGCCATCGGCGTCGAGATCAACAAGCAG GTTGGCAATCGTATCATCAAGAAAAGGATCCATGTCCGTGTGGAGCACGTGCAACCTTCCAGGTGCCAGGAAGATTTTCGTATGAGGGTGAATAAGAACGACCAATTGAAGGCTGAGGCGAAGGCATGTGGTGAGGTAATCAGCACTAAACGACGACCAGAGGGCCCTAAGCCTGGTTTTATGGTGGAAGGTGCTACACTTGAGACCGTCACTCCTATTCCTTATGATGTGGTCAATGATCTCAAGGGCGGCTACTAG